The Ascochyta rabiei chromosome 15, complete sequence genome window below encodes:
- a CDS encoding Rab GTPase ypt31, protein MANDEYDFLFKVVLIGDSGVGKSNLLSRFTRNEFNLDSKSTIGVEFATRSIQVDAKTIKAQIWDTAGQERYRAITSAYYRGAVGALLVYDISKHQTYENVTRWLKELRDHADSNIVIMLVGNKSDLRHLRAVPTEEAKQFASENNLSFIETSALDASNVELAFQNILTEIYRIVSSKALDQGEGSQNVLGGERKVLEISKSPDADAKKGCC, encoded by the exons ATGGCCAACGACGAATATGAC TTCCTCTTCAAAG TCGTCCTCATCGGAGACTCAGGTGTCGGTAAATCCAACCTGCTGAGCAGGTTCACCCGCAACGAGTTCAACCTCGACTCCAAGTCGACCATCGGCGTCGAGTTCGCTACCCGCTCCATCCAGGTCGACGCCAAGACCATCAAGGCACAGATCTGGGACACGGCCGGCCAGGAACGATACCGCGCCATCACATCGGCCTACTACCGCGGCGCTGTGGGCGCGCTGCTCGTCTACGACATCAGCAAGCACCAGACCTACGAGAACGTCACAAGGTGGCTGAAGGAGCTGCGCGACCACGCCGACTCCAACATTGTCATCATGCTCGTCGGAAACAAGAGCGATTTGAGGCATCTGCGGGCAGTGCCCACCGAGGAGGCCAAGCAGTTTGCGA GCGAGAACAACCTGTCTTTCATCGAGACGTCTGCCTTGGACGCCAGCAACGTCGAGCTTGCTTTCCAGAACATCCTCACAG AAATCTACCGCATCGTCTCTAGCAAGGCCCTCGACCAGGGAGAAGGCAGCCAAAATGTGCTCGGCGGCGAGCGCAAGGTGCTCGAGATCAGCAAGTCGCCCGATGCAGACGCGAAGAAGGGATGCTGCTAG